A window of the Actinomycetota bacterium genome harbors these coding sequences:
- a CDS encoding 4'-phosphopantetheinyl transferase superfamily protein, whose amino-acid sequence MIDVNECHVWWARPRPVLDTERELLSADERTRMMRYRRQEDRSRFLTGRVLLRVVVGGYLGVPPASVGLDATCRHCGGPHGKPRLLTPASRLRFSLSHSGDLVALAVTAGVSVGIDVEKIGALPPDPALVAAALAESERLVLDSLPEAEQVRAFTTYWTRKEAVLKADGKGLTAGPDCLVVSAPAEPPQVLQPATSPPVLGPVRLYDLHADPQYGASVALLTATTHVVRERWWSDHEIDTGARETGNRTHRRALSSRDP is encoded by the coding sequence GTGATCGACGTCAACGAGTGCCACGTCTGGTGGGCTCGGCCCCGCCCCGTCCTCGACACCGAGCGGGAGCTGCTCAGCGCCGACGAACGAACACGGATGATGCGCTACCGGCGCCAAGAGGATCGATCGCGTTTCCTCACGGGCCGCGTCCTGCTGCGTGTCGTAGTGGGCGGCTACCTGGGTGTACCCCCGGCATCGGTGGGGCTCGACGCGACCTGTCGCCACTGCGGCGGTCCTCACGGAAAGCCCCGCCTGCTGACTCCCGCCTCTCGGTTGCGGTTTTCGTTGTCACACTCCGGTGATCTCGTCGCGCTGGCGGTGACCGCCGGGGTTTCCGTCGGCATCGACGTCGAGAAGATCGGGGCGCTACCGCCCGATCCCGCTCTGGTAGCGGCTGCACTCGCCGAATCCGAGCGCTTGGTCCTCGACTCCCTACCCGAGGCGGAACAGGTGCGGGCGTTCACGACGTACTGGACACGCAAGGAGGCGGTTCTCAAGGCGGATGGCAAAGGACTGACCGCCGGTCCGGACTGCCTGGTGGTATCAGCACCTGCGGAGCCGCCGCAGGTGCTCCAGCCGGCGACGAGCCCGCCGGTTCTGGGCCCCGTTCGGCTGTACGACCTGCACGCCGACCCTCAGTACGGGGCAAGCGTCGCACTGCTCACCGCCACCACCCACGTGGTCAGAGAACGATGGTGGTCGGATCACGAGATCGACACCGGCGCACGTGAAACCGGAAACCGGACGCACCGTCGGGCCCTGTCGTCAAGGGACCCTTGA
- a CDS encoding MbtH family protein has protein sequence MTNPFEDPNGTDMVLVNHEGQYALWPDFIDMPAGWTVVHGRDARSVCIQYVETHWTDMRPNSLIQAMDGSTA, from the coding sequence ATGACTAACCCCTTCGAAGACCCCAACGGCACCGACATGGTGCTCGTCAACCATGAGGGCCAGTACGCGCTCTGGCCGGACTTCATCGACATGCCGGCCGGCTGGACCGTCGTGCACGGGCGGGACGCTCGTTCGGTCTGCATCCAATACGTCGAAACGCACTGGACCGACATGCGGCCCAACAGCCTCATCCAAGCCATGGACGGCTCGACAGCCTGA
- a CDS encoding DUF1206 domain-containing protein gives MSSWGTATGRWLLVTLGLGLIAFGVLSIVQARYRSIELM, from the coding sequence GTGAGCTCCTGGGGGACGGCCACGGGCCGATGGCTACTGGTCACCCTCGGCCTCGGTCTCATCGCGTTCGGCGTCCTGTCGATCGTTCAAGCGCGCTACCGCAGCATCGAGCTCATGTGA
- a CDS encoding lysine N(6)-hydroxylase/L-ornithine N(5)-oxygenase family protein: protein MLDLIGIGFGPSNLALAIALDEHNRTTTGPDGLQARFFEKQPRFGWHRGMLIDDATMQVSFLKDLVTMRNPSSDFSFLSYLHSKGRLVDFINHKILFPLRLEFHDYLEWAAQRMRHVVDYDSEVIDVRPVTDSDVVACFDVVVRRGGPSGEIEVRRARNLVIAVGLELSVPSGVRLCDRVWHNLDLLERLAALPDVPSPRRFIVVGAGQSAAEATEYLHRRFRQAEVCSLFARYGYTPADDTPFANRIFDPEAVDLYFSAPKEVKRMLFDYHRNTNYSVVDAELIQELYRRVYQEKVQGRQRLRILNASRLVDVAVTADGVEATVEFMPTGERNLLTSDVLVYATGYRPVDPVRVLGEAGQLCLRDEEGMVRVERDYRIATSTPTQGAIYLQGGTEHTHGITATLLSNIAVRSGKIVQSMAEPAAGWAPEPVPRQPNALCREPA, encoded by the coding sequence GTGCTCGATCTGATCGGCATCGGGTTCGGACCGTCCAATCTCGCGCTCGCGATCGCGCTCGACGAGCACAACCGCACGACGACCGGTCCCGACGGGTTGCAGGCGCGGTTCTTCGAGAAGCAGCCGAGGTTCGGATGGCACCGCGGGATGCTGATCGACGACGCCACCATGCAGGTGTCGTTCCTGAAGGATCTCGTCACGATGCGCAACCCGTCGAGTGACTTCAGTTTCCTGTCCTACCTGCACAGCAAGGGTCGCCTGGTTGATTTCATCAACCACAAGATCCTCTTCCCCCTGCGCCTCGAGTTCCACGACTACCTGGAGTGGGCGGCACAAAGGATGCGGCACGTCGTGGACTACGACAGCGAGGTGATCGACGTCCGACCTGTGACCGACAGCGATGTCGTCGCCTGCTTCGACGTGGTGGTCCGCCGCGGTGGGCCGTCGGGCGAGATCGAGGTTCGCCGGGCCCGTAACCTCGTCATCGCCGTCGGCCTCGAGCTGAGTGTTCCTTCCGGCGTACGACTGTGCGACCGCGTCTGGCACAACCTCGATCTCCTCGAGCGGCTCGCTGCCTTGCCCGACGTCCCCTCGCCTCGCCGCTTCATCGTGGTCGGGGCAGGCCAAAGCGCCGCGGAAGCCACGGAGTACCTGCACCGCCGGTTCCGGCAGGCGGAGGTGTGCTCGCTGTTCGCCCGGTACGGATACACGCCCGCTGACGACACGCCCTTCGCGAATCGCATCTTCGACCCTGAGGCGGTCGACCTGTACTTCAGCGCACCGAAGGAGGTGAAGCGGATGCTGTTCGACTACCACCGCAACACCAACTACTCCGTCGTCGACGCCGAGCTCATCCAGGAGCTGTACAGGCGCGTCTATCAGGAGAAGGTGCAGGGGCGCCAGCGGCTGCGCATCCTCAACGCCTCACGACTCGTCGACGTGGCCGTCACAGCGGACGGCGTGGAAGCCACCGTGGAGTTCATGCCCACCGGCGAGCGGAACTTGCTCACGTCGGACGTGCTCGTCTACGCGACCGGCTACCGGCCGGTCGACCCGGTGCGTGTCCTTGGAGAGGCCGGGCAACTGTGCCTGAGAGACGAGGAGGGCATGGTCCGCGTCGAGCGGGACTATCGCATCGCCACCTCCACACCGACCCAGGGTGCCATCTACCTACAAGGCGGCACAGAACACACTCATGGCATCACCGCCACGCTGCTGTCCAACATTGCCGTCCGCTCTGGCAAGATCGTGCAGTCGATGGCCGAACCGGCGGCCGGCTGGGCGCCCGAGCCCGTCCCACGGCAGCCCAACGCGCTGTGCCGCGAGCCCGCCTGA